A single Cannabis sativa cultivar Pink pepper isolate KNU-18-1 chromosome 7, ASM2916894v1, whole genome shotgun sequence DNA region contains:
- the LOC115697445 gene encoding U3 small nucleolar RNA-associated protein 18 homolog — MSLISQNVVRKAKREKNDPPLYPEEGEDDKNGKESNKDTMKIKKRKKTLKEEDDEKVVVEQEREMKKLENVLFGSLHSSAEFGKDDEFDKGSALYFVDRSANNALTVCDDGDDVLAETSDEEEDLKVRKPVWVDEEEQRAKINIAKVNRLRKLRKEEDESVISGSEYVSRLRAQHAKLNPGTEWAQLDRKARGDGYSSDDESLDEEHQAVLARGYKDVEGVDDILRRNEDVVVRSSAKLLPGLLEFSRLVDANAQEPSKGPIHSVQFHRNAQLLLTAGLDRRLRFFQIDGKRNTKIQSIFLEDCPIRKASFTPDGSQVIIAGRRKFFYTMDLVKAKVDKIGPLVGREEKSLEFFEVSPDSSTIAFVGNEGYILLVSSKSKELIGTLKMNGTVRSLAFADDGRQLLSSGGDGQVYHWDLRTRTCLHKAIDEGCLNGTSLCTSPNGSMFAAGSDSGIVNIYNRDEYLGGKRKPMKTIENLTTKVDFMKFNNDAQILAISSSMKKNSLKLVHVPSFTVFSNWPPLNRNLQYPLCLDFSPGGGFMAMGNAAGKVLLYKLHHYNHA; from the coding sequence ATGAGTTTAATATCTCAAAATGTTGTCCGTAAGGCTAAGAGGGAGAAGAATGACCCACCTTTGTATCCTGAAGAGGGAGAAGACGATAAAAATGGTAAAGAATCTAACAAGGATACTATGAAGatcaaaaagagaaaaaaaacacTGAAGGAGGAGGATGATGAGAAAGTGGTAGTTGAGCAGGAAAGGGAGATGAAGAAGCTTGAGAATGTTTTGTTTGGATCACTTCATTCGTCAGCTGAATTTGGGAAGGACGATGAGTTTGACAAAGGGTCTGCTTTGTACTTTGTGGACCGCTCTGCGAATAATGCCCTCACTGTTTGTGACGATGGTGATGATGTATTGGCAGAAACTTCTGATGAGGAGGAAGATTTGAAGGTAAGGAAACCTGTTTGGGTTGATGAGGAAGAGCAGAGGGCCAAGATTAATATTGCTAAAGTTAACAGATTAAGGAAGCTGAGAAAGGAAGAGGATGAGAGTGTAATTTCTGGTTCAGAATATGTCTCGAGATTGAGGGCTCAACATGCTAAGCTTAACCCGGGCACAGAATGGGCTCAACTTGATAGGAAAGCAAGGGGTGATGGGTACTCCTCCGACGATGAGTCGTTGGATGAAGAACATCAGGCAGTACTAGCCCGTGGTTACAAGGATGTTGAAGGTGTTGATGATATCCTCAGAAGAAATGAGGATGTTGTTGTGAGAAGCAGTGCGAAATTGTTGCCTGGACTTCTTGAATTTTCAAGACTTGTAGACGCAAATGCACAGGAGCCATCTAAGGGTCCTATACATTCTGTGCAGTTTCACAGAAATGCTCAGCTGTTACTTACTGCTGGATTAGATCGAAGGCttagattttttcaaattgatgGCAAAAGAAATACTAAAATTCAAAGCATCTTTCTTGAAGATTGCCCAATTCGGAAAGCTTCTTTCACGCCTGATGGTTCTCAGGTGATAATAGCAGGCAGAAGAAAGTTCTTCTATACCATGGATTTAGTGAAAGCAAAAGTTGATAAGATAGGCCCACTGGTTGGTAGAGAAGAAAAAAGCTTGGAGTTCTTCGAGGTTTCTCCCGATTCTAGCACAATTGCATTTGTTGGCAATGAAGGTTATATCTTGTTGGTTTCATCTAAATCAAAAGAGTTGATTGGTACACTAAAGATGAATGGAACGGTTCGTTCTTTAGCTTTTGCGGATGATGGGAGGCAGTTACTGAGTTCTGGAGGGGATGGACAGGTTTATCACTGGGATCTAAGAACAAGAACTTGCTTACACAAGGCCATTGATGAAGGTTGCCTAAATGGTACATCTCTATGTACATCTCCAAATGGATCAATGTTTGCAGCTGGTTCAGACAGCGGTATAGTGAATATTTACAACAGAGATGAGTACTTGGGGGGGAAAAGAAAGCCTATGAAAACCATTGAGAATCTAACCACCAAAGTAGATTTTATGAAGTTCAACAATGATGCTCAAATATTGGCTATTTCTTCAAGCATGAAGAAGAACAGCTTAAAGTTGGTGCATGTTCCTTCATTTACTGTATTTTCAAACTGGCCTCCGCTGAATAGGAACCTACAGTATCCCCTGTGCTTGGATTTCAGTCCTGGAGGAGGGTTCATGGCCATGGGAAATGCTGCTGGGAAAGTGTTGTTATACAAATTGCATCATTATAATCACGCCTAG